In Caloenas nicobarica isolate bCalNic1 chromosome 35, bCalNic1.hap1, whole genome shotgun sequence, a single window of DNA contains:
- the LSM2 gene encoding U6 snRNA-associated Sm-like protein LSm2: MLFYSFFKSLVGKDVVVELKNDLSICGTLHSVDQYLNIKLTDISVTDPEKYPHMLSVRNCFIRGSVVRYVQLPADEVDTQLLQDAARKEALQQKQ, from the exons ATG ctGTTCTACTCGTTTTTCAAGTCGCTGGTGGGGAAGGACGTGGTGGTGGAGCTGAAGAACGACCTGAG CATCTGTGGGACCCTCCACTCTGTGGATCAG TACCTGAACATCAAACTGACCGACATCAGCGTGACCGACCCCGAGAAATATCCACACATG CTGTCCGTCCGCAACTGCTTCATCCGCGGCTCCGTCGTGCGCTACGTGCAGCTCCCGGCCGACGAGGTGGACacgcagctgctgcaggacgcCGCCCGCAAGGAGGCGCTGCAGCAAAAAcagtga